A stretch of Pseudomonas sp. 7SR1 DNA encodes these proteins:
- the ybgC gene encoding tol-pal system-associated acyl-CoA thioesterase: MRAQNGLESFAHRCRVYYEDTDAGGIVYYVNYLKFMERARTERLRELGFAQSALAGEDLLFVVHSSEARYHAPARLDDELLVSADVIELNRASLRFKQQVRRATDNALLCEGQFLVACVRTHSLKPRAIPEALRAAFAGVSGAGTHSEQEIKRGS, translated from the coding sequence ATGCGCGCGCAAAACGGGCTGGAGTCGTTCGCACATCGCTGTCGCGTTTATTACGAGGACACCGATGCCGGCGGCATCGTCTACTACGTCAATTACCTCAAGTTTATGGAACGGGCTCGAACCGAACGGCTGCGGGAACTGGGTTTCGCCCAATCCGCGCTGGCAGGGGAGGACCTGTTATTCGTCGTGCATTCCAGCGAAGCGCGCTACCACGCGCCGGCGCGACTGGACGACGAGCTTCTGGTAAGTGCCGATGTCATCGAATTGAACCGTGCCAGCCTGCGCTTCAAGCAGCAGGTGAGGCGGGCAACGGATAACGCGCTGCTCTGCGAAGGGCAGTTTTTGGTGGCCTGTGTGCGCACCCATAGTTTGAAACCCCGGGCCATTCCCGAAGCTCTACGCGCGGCCTTTGCCGGCGTGAGCGGCGCGGGTACACACTCAGAGCAGGAGATAAAGCGTGGAAGCTAA
- the ruvA gene encoding Holliday junction branch migration protein RuvA: MIGRLRGTLAEKQPPHLILDVNGLGYELEVPMTTLYRLPSVGEPLTLHTHLVVREDAQLLYGFVGKRERDFFRELIRLNGVGPKLALALMSSLEVDELIRCVQSQDTSALTKVPGVGKKTAERLLVELKDRFKAWETVPAMFALVPNQPDAPMPAASAENDAVTALISLGYKPQEASKAISAIKEKGLSTEDMIRRALKGMI, from the coding sequence GTGATTGGACGCTTGCGCGGCACCCTGGCTGAAAAACAGCCACCGCACCTGATTCTGGATGTAAATGGCCTGGGCTATGAGCTGGAAGTGCCCATGACCACGCTGTATCGCTTGCCGTCGGTCGGCGAGCCCCTGACATTGCATACCCATTTGGTCGTGCGCGAGGACGCGCAGTTACTCTATGGCTTTGTCGGCAAGCGCGAGCGGGATTTCTTCCGCGAGTTGATCCGCCTCAATGGCGTCGGTCCGAAACTGGCCCTGGCCTTGATGTCAAGCCTGGAAGTCGACGAGCTGATTCGTTGCGTGCAGTCCCAGGACACTTCCGCACTGACCAAGGTGCCAGGCGTGGGCAAGAAAACCGCCGAACGCCTGCTGGTCGAGCTCAAGGACCGGTTCAAGGCCTGGGAAACGGTGCCGGCCATGTTCGCCCTGGTGCCGAACCAGCCGGACGCGCCGATGCCGGCGGCCAGCGCCGAAAACGATGCGGTCACGGCGCTGATCTCCCTGGGCTACAAGCCGCAGGAAGCCAGCAAGGCGATTTCCGCCATCAAGGAAAAAGGCCTGAGCACCGAAGATATGATCCGCCGTGCCCTGAAGGGAATGATTTAA
- the pal gene encoding peptidoglycan-associated lipoprotein Pal, with amino-acid sequence MEMLKFGKFAALALAMAVAVGCSSKGGDNAGEGAVDPNAGYGANTGAVDGSLSEEAALRAITTFYFEYDSSDLKPEAMRALDVHAKDLKANGNRVTLEGNTDERGTREYNMALGERRAKAVQRYLVLQGVSPAQLELVSYGEERPVATGNDEQSWAQNRRVELRK; translated from the coding sequence ATGGAAATGCTGAAGTTTGGTAAATTTGCTGCGCTGGCTCTGGCCATGGCTGTAGCTGTAGGTTGCTCGTCCAAAGGCGGCGACAACGCCGGTGAAGGTGCTGTTGATCCAAACGCTGGTTACGGCGCAAACACTGGTGCAGTTGACGGCTCCCTGAGCGAAGAAGCTGCTCTGCGCGCAATCACCACCTTCTACTTCGAATACGACAGCTCGGACCTGAAGCCAGAAGCCATGCGCGCTCTGGACGTTCACGCCAAGGACCTGAAAGCCAACGGCAACCGCGTTACCCTGGAAGGCAACACCGACGAACGTGGTACTCGTGAGTACAACATGGCTCTGGGCGAGCGTCGTGCGAAAGCCGTTCAGCGCTACCTGGTACTGCAAGGTGTTTCCCCAGCTCAGCTGGAACTGGTTTCCTACGGCGAAGAGCGTCCAGTTGCTACCGGCAACGACGAGCAGTCCTGGGCTCAAAACCGTCGCGTCGAACTGCGTAAGTAA
- a CDS encoding thermostable hemolysin, whose product MQIRVAETQTPLWVQATEVVKEKFRSSYSASVEPNPQYFAVTQDQADRILACAGITFADHRILFSEQYLTQPIDEILSERFEKTIERSNIVEIGNLISHHLTAGMILVNMIPLLSWCMGGHYLLCTVTPRVRQMMESCQIDFEPLLTADPNRLADDGGKNWGTYYSKLPVTGFIRVDPKRSRFAAMTLNTSFTQLPSDSLARAQP is encoded by the coding sequence ATGCAAATACGTGTCGCTGAAACTCAAACACCGTTATGGGTGCAAGCCACTGAAGTAGTGAAAGAGAAGTTTCGAAGTTCTTATTCGGCATCCGTTGAACCGAACCCACAATACTTTGCGGTCACTCAGGATCAGGCTGATCGCATTCTTGCATGTGCCGGTATTACGTTTGCGGACCACCGCATTCTGTTTTCCGAGCAATACCTGACACAACCGATCGATGAAATCCTGTCCGAGCGTTTCGAAAAAACGATCGAGCGTTCGAATATTGTCGAGATCGGTAACCTGATTTCCCATCACCTTACGGCAGGAATGATTCTCGTTAATATGATTCCGCTGTTGTCCTGGTGCATGGGTGGGCATTACCTGTTGTGCACGGTTACGCCCCGCGTTCGGCAAATGATGGAAAGTTGCCAGATCGATTTCGAGCCGTTGCTGACCGCAGATCCCAACCGTCTGGCCGACGACGGCGGCAAGAACTGGGGAACCTATTATTCCAAGCTGCCGGTGACCGGTTTCATCCGGGTCGATCCGAAGCGTTCCCGTTTCGCGGCCATGACCCTCAATACCTCGTTCACTCAACTGCCCAGCGATTCCCTGGCGAGGGCGCAACCATGA
- the tolA gene encoding cell envelope integrity protein TolA — protein sequence MQQQREPSASESYFWPSVWAIGLHVLVFGMLFVSFSMTPELPPAKPIVQATLYQLKSKSQATTQTNQKIAGEAKKSAARQTEVEQMEQKKVEQEAIRAAEQKKEEAAQKAEEAKKADEAKKADEARKADEAKKAAEAKKAEEKQLADIAKKKAEEEAKKAAEEEAKKAAAEEAKKKIVEDAKKKAAEDAKKKAEAEEAKKKIAEDAKKKAAADAAKKKAQDAARKSAEEKKAQALADLLSDTPERQQALADEQGDEVAGSFDDLIRARAAEGWARPPSARQGMTVVLQIGMLPDGTVASVSVAKSSGDGPFDASAVAAVKNIGRLTEMQGMKPSDFAPYRSFKMTFTPEDLAL from the coding sequence ATGCAGCAACAGCGAGAGCCATCCGCCTCGGAAAGCTACTTCTGGCCCAGCGTCTGGGCGATTGGCCTGCATGTGCTGGTGTTCGGCATGCTGTTCGTCAGTTTCTCCATGACCCCGGAGCTGCCGCCGGCCAAGCCGATCGTGCAGGCGACCCTGTACCAGCTCAAGTCCAAGAGCCAGGCCACCACGCAGACCAACCAGAAGATTGCCGGCGAGGCGAAGAAGTCTGCCGCGCGCCAGACCGAAGTCGAGCAGATGGAGCAGAAAAAGGTCGAGCAGGAAGCGATAAGGGCCGCGGAACAAAAGAAAGAGGAAGCTGCTCAAAAGGCCGAAGAAGCGAAGAAGGCCGACGAGGCCAAGAAAGCTGACGAGGCCAGGAAAGCCGACGAGGCGAAGAAAGCCGCCGAGGCCAAGAAGGCAGAAGAGAAACAATTGGCTGATATAGCCAAGAAGAAAGCCGAAGAAGAAGCCAAGAAAGCCGCGGAAGAAGAGGCCAAGAAAGCGGCCGCTGAAGAGGCGAAGAAGAAGATCGTCGAGGACGCGAAGAAGAAAGCGGCCGAAGACGCCAAGAAGAAAGCTGAAGCTGAAGAGGCGAAAAAGAAAATCGCCGAAGACGCGAAGAAGAAAGCCGCCGCCGACGCCGCCAAGAAAAAGGCCCAGGACGCAGCGCGTAAATCCGCCGAAGAGAAAAAGGCCCAGGCCCTGGCAGATTTGCTTTCCGACACGCCGGAGCGCCAGCAGGCCTTGGCCGATGAGCAGGGCGATGAAGTCGCCGGCAGTTTCGATGATCTGATTCGTGCCCGGGCGGCGGAAGGCTGGGCTCGTCCACCTTCGGCGCGTCAAGGCATGACGGTGGTATTGCAGATTGGCATGTTGCCTGATGGCACGGTGGCCTCGGTCAGCGTGGCCAAGTCCAGCGGTGACGGGCCTTTCGATGCTTCGGCGGTTGCAGCGGTCAAGAACATTGGACGATTGACGGAAATGCAAGGAATGAAGCCGAGCGATTTCGCTCCGTATCGTTCATTCAAGATGACATTCACACCTGAGGATCTAGCCTTGTGA
- the ybgF gene encoding tol-pal system protein YbgF, with translation MRTCRRAVTVLALSLAPLAAWAAVPVVDNDSGYNNSGSSYPPAGYGTNGAYAGGGVSAPVSAQGELFNQLQQMQDQISRQQGAIEVLQNEVSRMKQENLERYQDLDRRIGTGVAPAATPENSPAGGDLNAPGAAAGAGATAPAPAAGGEPADPAKEKLYYDAAFDLIKAKDFDKASQAFGAFLRKYPNSQYAGNAQYWLGEVNLAKGDLQGAGQAFAKVSQLYPKHAKVPDSLYKLADVERRLGHTDKVKGILQQVVAQYPGTSAAQLAQRDLQRM, from the coding sequence ATGCGAACGTGCCGTCGTGCTGTAACTGTTCTGGCTCTCAGCCTCGCGCCGCTTGCGGCGTGGGCTGCGGTTCCTGTGGTCGATAACGATTCCGGCTATAACAATAGCGGGAGCAGTTATCCGCCTGCGGGTTACGGTACGAACGGCGCCTATGCCGGGGGAGGGGTTTCGGCCCCTGTCTCGGCACAGGGCGAGCTGTTCAACCAACTGCAGCAAATGCAGGATCAGATATCACGCCAGCAAGGCGCGATTGAAGTGCTGCAAAACGAAGTATCGCGCATGAAGCAGGAAAACCTGGAACGTTACCAGGATCTTGATCGGCGCATAGGAACCGGTGTTGCACCTGCCGCGACTCCTGAGAATTCTCCAGCCGGTGGCGACTTGAATGCCCCCGGTGCAGCTGCAGGCGCGGGGGCAACCGCTCCAGCACCTGCCGCCGGCGGTGAGCCGGCTGATCCGGCGAAGGAAAAGCTCTATTACGACGCTGCCTTCGACCTGATCAAGGCCAAGGATTTCGACAAGGCCAGCCAGGCCTTCGGCGCTTTCCTGCGCAAATACCCCAACAGCCAATACGCGGGCAACGCCCAGTACTGGCTGGGTGAAGTGAACCTGGCAAAGGGTGACCTGCAAGGCGCCGGACAGGCGTTCGCCAAGGTCTCCCAGTTGTACCCAAAGCATGCCAAGGTCCCGGATTCGCTATACAAGCTTGCTGATGTTGAGCGTCGCCTCGGCCATACCGACAAGGTCAAGGGGATCCTGCAACAGGTGGTGGCCCAGTACCCGGGCACATCCGCCGCTCAGTTGGCTCAGCGTGACTTGCAGCGGATGTAG
- the tolB gene encoding Tol-Pal system beta propeller repeat protein TolB — MRNLLRGMLVVICCLAGIAVAEEKNILVTSGSDRATPIAVVPFGWQGGSVLPDDMAEIIGNDLRNSGYYAPIPKQNMISLPTQASEVIYRDWKALGAQYIMVGSIVPAGGRLQVQYALFNVATEQQVLTGSVSGSVDQLRDMAHYISDQSFEKLTGIKGAFSTRMLYVTAERFSEKNTRYTLQRSDYDGARAVTLLQSREPILSPRFAPDGKRIAYVSFEQKRPRIFVQHIDTGRREQITNFEGLNGAPAWSPDGSRLAFVLSKDGNPDIYVMNLASRSISRVTSGPGINTEPFWGKDGSTIYFTSDRGGKPQIYKTSAGGGGAERVTFVGNYNANPKLSADEKTLVMIHRQDGFTNFKVAAQDLQRGSVKILTDSTLDESPTVAPNGTMVIYATRQQGRGVLMLVSINGRVRLPLPTAQGEVREPSWSPYLN; from the coding sequence GTGAGAAACCTTCTTCGAGGAATGCTTGTCGTTATCTGCTGCCTGGCAGGGATAGCGGTGGCAGAGGAAAAGAACATTCTGGTCACCAGCGGCAGCGATCGGGCCACCCCGATCGCCGTCGTACCGTTCGGCTGGCAGGGCGGTAGCGTCCTGCCAGACGACATGGCGGAAATCATCGGCAATGACCTGCGTAACTCGGGTTACTACGCGCCGATTCCGAAACAGAACATGATCAGCCTGCCGACCCAGGCCAGCGAAGTCATCTACCGTGACTGGAAGGCCCTGGGCGCCCAGTACATCATGGTTGGCAGCATTGTGCCGGCCGGTGGCCGACTGCAAGTGCAGTACGCCCTGTTCAACGTCGCCACCGAGCAGCAAGTGCTGACCGGCAGCGTGTCGGGCAGTGTCGATCAACTGCGCGACATGGCGCACTACATCTCCGATCAGTCGTTCGAGAAACTCACCGGCATCAAGGGTGCGTTCTCTACCCGCATGCTCTACGTGACGGCCGAGCGCTTTTCCGAGAAGAACACCCGCTACACCCTGCAGCGTTCCGACTACGATGGCGCTCGCGCCGTGACCCTGCTGCAATCGCGCGAGCCGATCCTGTCTCCGCGTTTCGCGCCCGATGGCAAGCGCATCGCCTATGTGTCGTTCGAGCAGAAGCGTCCGCGCATCTTCGTCCAGCACATCGACACCGGTCGTCGTGAGCAGATCACCAATTTCGAAGGCCTGAACGGGGCGCCGGCCTGGTCGCCGGATGGCAGCCGCCTGGCGTTCGTGCTGTCCAAGGACGGCAACCCGGACATCTACGTGATGAACCTGGCTTCGCGATCGATCTCCCGCGTCACCAGTGGCCCGGGCATCAATACCGAGCCGTTCTGGGGCAAGGATGGTTCGACCATCTACTTCACCTCCGACCGCGGCGGCAAGCCACAGATCTACAAGACCAGCGCCGGTGGCGGCGGTGCAGAACGCGTGACGTTCGTGGGTAACTACAACGCCAACCCTAAACTGTCGGCGGATGAAAAGACCCTGGTGATGATCCATCGCCAGGATGGCTTCACCAATTTCAAGGTGGCGGCTCAGGATTTGCAGCGCGGTAGCGTAAAAATCCTCACTGATAGCACTCTGGACGAGTCGCCTACTGTTGCGCCCAACGGCACCATGGTAATCTACGCCACCCGCCAGCAGGGCCGGGGAGTCCTGATGCTCGTGTCCATTAACGGACGCGTGAGGCTCCCGCTTCCTACCGCTCAAGGCGAAGTCAGAGAACCGTCCTGGTCCCCTTACCTGAACTGA
- the tolQ gene encoding protein TolQ gives MEANVVDHSSMWSLVSNASVVVQLVMLTLVAASVTSWIMIFQRSNMLRAGRRALESFEERFWSGIDLSKLYRQAGSNPDPDSGVEQIFRAGFKEFSRLRQQPGVDPEAVMEGVARAMRVAISREEEKLEQGLPFLATVGSVSPYIGLFGTVWGIMNSFRGLATAQQATLATVAPGIAEALIATAIGLFAAIPAVIAYNRFAARSETLTSRYYTFADEFQAILHRKVHTSEE, from the coding sequence GTGGAAGCTAACGTCGTCGACCATTCCTCCATGTGGAGCCTGGTCAGCAATGCCAGCGTTGTAGTGCAGTTGGTAATGCTGACCCTGGTAGCCGCATCGGTGACTTCATGGATCATGATATTTCAGCGTAGCAACATGCTGCGCGCCGGTCGCCGTGCCCTGGAGAGCTTCGAAGAGCGCTTCTGGTCCGGCATCGACCTGTCCAAGCTCTATCGCCAGGCCGGCAGCAACCCGGACCCTGACTCGGGCGTCGAGCAGATCTTCCGCGCCGGTTTCAAGGAATTCTCCCGCCTGCGCCAGCAGCCTGGCGTCGACCCTGAAGCGGTGATGGAAGGTGTGGCCCGTGCCATGCGCGTCGCCATTTCCCGTGAGGAAGAGAAGCTCGAGCAGGGCCTGCCGTTCCTGGCCACCGTCGGCTCGGTCAGCCCGTACATCGGCCTGTTCGGTACCGTGTGGGGGATCATGAACTCCTTCCGCGGCCTGGCCACCGCCCAGCAGGCGACCCTGGCCACCGTAGCCCCGGGTATCGCCGAAGCGCTGATCGCCACGGCCATTGGCCTGTTCGCGGCCATCCCCGCCGTTATCGCCTACAACCGCTTCGCTGCCCGCAGCGAAACGCTGACCAGCCGTTACTACACGTTCGCCGATGAGTTCCAGGCGATCCTGCACCGTAAAGTGCACACCAGCGAAGAATAA
- the tolR gene encoding protein TolR, whose translation MARARNKRKPVAEMNVVPYIDVMLVLLVIFMVTAPMLNQGVKVDLPKVSSEALPQDNNTQVLTISIKADKTYYWNLGSEVDTEKQQDRAMTLPQMTDAVTKIIRVGNDAGKRTQVFIRGDKTVDYGAVMGAMGGLQKAGVGNVGLITEAP comes from the coding sequence ATCGCTCGAGCCCGAAACAAGCGCAAGCCGGTCGCCGAGATGAACGTGGTGCCCTACATCGACGTGATGCTGGTGCTGCTGGTCATCTTCATGGTGACCGCGCCGATGCTCAACCAGGGGGTGAAGGTCGATCTGCCCAAGGTTTCCAGCGAAGCCTTGCCGCAGGACAACAACACCCAGGTGCTGACCATTTCGATCAAGGCTGACAAGACCTACTACTGGAACCTTGGCAGCGAAGTCGACACCGAGAAGCAGCAGGACCGGGCCATGACCTTGCCGCAGATGACCGATGCGGTGACCAAGATCATTCGCGTCGGCAACGATGCCGGCAAGCGTACCCAGGTCTTCATTCGCGGCGACAAGACCGTCGACTATGGTGCCGTGATGGGCGCCATGGGTGGTCTGCAGAAAGCCGGAGTCGGTAATGTTGGCTTAATCACTGAGGCGCCCTGA
- the ruvC gene encoding crossover junction endodeoxyribonuclease RuvC, whose amino-acid sequence MTLILGIDPGSRITGYGVVRDTGRGCVYVASGCIRTGAGELHERLQIVYRGVREVIQTYGPVTMGIEKVFMARNADSALKLGQARGAAIVAGAEESLEIAEYTATQVKQAVVGTGAANKEQVQMMVMHLLKLVSKPQIDASDALAIAICHAHTRSSLLPHGLGTARSRGGRLRL is encoded by the coding sequence ATGACTTTAATCCTTGGTATCGACCCTGGTTCGCGTATCACCGGCTACGGTGTGGTTCGCGACACCGGGCGTGGCTGCGTGTATGTGGCTTCCGGCTGCATCCGTACCGGGGCGGGCGAGCTGCATGAGCGTCTGCAGATCGTTTATCGCGGGGTGCGCGAGGTCATCCAGACCTACGGCCCGGTCACCATGGGGATCGAAAAGGTGTTCATGGCGCGCAATGCCGATTCTGCATTGAAGCTGGGACAGGCCCGGGGCGCGGCGATCGTTGCCGGGGCCGAGGAAAGCCTGGAGATCGCCGAATACACGGCGACCCAGGTCAAGCAGGCCGTGGTCGGAACGGGGGCGGCGAACAAGGAGCAGGTGCAGATGATGGTGATGCATTTGCTGAAGTTGGTCAGCAAGCCGCAGATCGACGCCTCCGATGCCCTGGCCATAGCCATCTGTCATGCCCATACCCGTTCCAGTCTCTTGCCTCATGGGCTGGGAACCGCACGCAGTCGTGGCGGCCGCCTGCGTCTCTGA
- the queC gene encoding 7-cyano-7-deazaguanine synthase QueC: MTEQSNTVEKRAVILLSGGLDSATVVAMARAEGYRCYTMSFDYGQRHRAELLAAERVARDLGVVEHKVIGLNLNGIGGSALTDSSIDVPEAPSEGIPVTYVPARNTVFLSLALGWAEVLGARDIFIGVNAVDYSGYPDCRPEFVEAFERMANLATKAGVEGQGFRIQAPLQNLSKAQIVQAGVKLGVDYGLTVSCYQADDQGRACGKCDSCRLRAEGFAAAGVSDPTPYF; encoded by the coding sequence ATGACAGAGCAATCGAACACAGTGGAAAAACGTGCGGTCATCCTGTTGTCCGGCGGCCTGGATTCGGCAACGGTCGTGGCGATGGCCCGCGCCGAAGGCTACCGTTGCTATACCATGAGCTTCGACTACGGTCAGCGCCATCGTGCTGAACTGCTAGCCGCCGAGCGGGTAGCCCGTGATCTGGGCGTGGTGGAACACAAGGTGATCGGCCTGAACCTCAACGGCATTGGCGGCTCGGCGTTGACCGACAGTTCTATCGATGTCCCTGAAGCCCCGAGCGAAGGCATACCGGTGACGTACGTACCTGCACGCAACACGGTATTCCTGTCGCTGGCGTTGGGTTGGGCTGAAGTGCTGGGGGCGCGGGACATTTTCATCGGCGTCAACGCGGTGGATTATTCCGGATACCCGGATTGCCGCCCGGAATTCGTCGAGGCTTTTGAGCGCATGGCCAACCTGGCGACCAAAGCCGGTGTGGAAGGCCAGGGCTTTCGCATCCAGGCGCCACTGCAAAATCTGAGCAAGGCGCAAATTGTCCAGGCAGGTGTGAAGCTGGGCGTGGATTATGGACTGACCGTTTCCTGCTATCAGGCGGACGATCAGGGCCGTGCCTGTGGTAAATGCGACAGCTGCCGCTTGCGCGCCGAAGGCTTCGCAGCGGCGGGCGTGAGCGATCCAACCCCTTATTTTTGA
- the ruvB gene encoding Holliday junction branch migration DNA helicase RuvB, protein MIEADRLIAATGAPRDREEIQDRAIRPVSLADYIGQPTVREQMELFIQAARGRSESLDHTLIFGPPGLGKTTLANIIAQEMGVSIKSTSGPVLERPGDLAALLTNLEPHDVLFIDEIHRLSPIVEEVLYPAMEDFQLDIMIGEGPAARSIKLDLPPFTLVGATTRAGMLTNPLRDRFGIVQRLEFYSNADLATIVSRSAGILGLPLDPEGAYEVARRARGTPRIANRLLRRVRDFAEVRAKGHITKPIADLALNLLDIDERGFDHQDRRLLLTMIEKFDGGPVGVDSLAAAISEERHTIEDVLEPYLIQQGYIMRTPRGRVVTRHAYLHFGLNIPTRMGEMPVVDEFLDAVDD, encoded by the coding sequence GTGATTGAAGCCGATCGTCTGATCGCCGCCACGGGCGCGCCCCGTGACCGCGAGGAAATCCAGGACCGTGCGATTCGCCCGGTCAGCCTGGCCGACTACATCGGCCAACCGACCGTGCGCGAGCAGATGGAGTTGTTCATCCAGGCCGCCCGCGGGCGCAGCGAGTCCCTGGACCACACCTTGATCTTCGGGCCGCCGGGGCTGGGCAAGACCACCCTGGCCAACATCATCGCCCAAGAAATGGGCGTGTCGATCAAAAGCACGTCGGGGCCGGTTCTTGAGCGGCCGGGAGACCTGGCGGCGCTGTTGACCAACCTCGAGCCTCATGACGTGCTGTTCATCGACGAGATCCATCGGCTGTCGCCCATCGTCGAGGAGGTGCTGTACCCGGCCATGGAGGATTTCCAGCTGGACATCATGATCGGCGAAGGGCCGGCGGCGCGCTCCATCAAGCTGGACCTGCCACCGTTCACCCTGGTGGGGGCCACCACCCGCGCCGGCATGCTGACCAATCCCTTGCGCGACCGGTTCGGCATTGTCCAGCGCCTGGAGTTCTACAGCAACGCGGACCTGGCGACGATCGTCAGTCGCTCGGCAGGTATCCTCGGGCTGCCGCTGGATCCGGAGGGTGCCTACGAAGTGGCCCGTCGGGCCCGGGGCACGCCGCGTATCGCCAACCGCCTGCTGCGCCGGGTCCGGGACTTCGCCGAGGTCCGGGCCAAGGGGCACATTACCAAGCCGATTGCCGACCTGGCGTTGAACCTGCTGGACATCGACGAGCGTGGCTTCGACCATCAGGACCGCCGTCTGCTGCTGACCATGATCGAGAAGTTCGATGGCGGGCCGGTGGGCGTGGACAGCCTGGCGGCGGCCATCAGCGAAGAGCGCCATACCATCGAAGATGTGCTGGAGCCTTACCTGATCCAGCAAGGCTATATCATGCGCACCCCTCGCGGGCGCGTGGTGACGCGGCATGCCTATCTGCACTTTGGCTTAAACATTCCGACACGAATGGGGGAGATGCCAGTGGTAGACGAATTCCTCGATGCCGTGGACGATTGA
- a CDS encoding LysR family transcriptional regulator, which translates to MLNSNLLRKLDMQDLMVFVAVYEQSSVTEVSEALCVSQSTVSYCLKKLRTSFEDELFINTRSGMRPTNKANAMYSHIVKILQTINTCHSGLQTFDPMQNEITFNICAPEYFELLILPKLVKRFIGSHFPIIINITKFHKDIPAEELMDGRFDLVVCFGPNFHRGAKGLRSQVLLEDELVCVIDKNFDFPQEAFSLEAFVACQHVFPTPWTSDTNMIDGWLARQGYSRQIVARANSYVAALNMITGTEFVLTLPRRIQALTCDEDRFSHRKAPTGLPNFTLDMMWSEKPGQDSANVWFREQIVKICAEDGLL; encoded by the coding sequence ATGCTCAATAGCAATTTGCTTAGAAAGCTGGACATGCAGGACTTGATGGTGTTCGTCGCGGTGTATGAGCAGAGCAGCGTTACCGAAGTCTCCGAAGCCCTGTGTGTCAGCCAGTCCACCGTGAGTTACTGCCTGAAGAAGCTGCGTACCAGCTTCGAAGATGAGTTGTTCATTAATACCCGTAGTGGCATGCGGCCAACAAACAAAGCCAATGCCATGTACAGCCATATCGTCAAGATTCTGCAGACGATAAATACCTGCCACTCAGGCCTGCAAACCTTCGACCCCATGCAGAATGAAATAACTTTCAATATTTGTGCGCCGGAATACTTCGAGTTATTGATTCTACCCAAACTGGTCAAGCGTTTTATTGGCAGCCACTTTCCCATAATTATCAATATAACGAAATTCCATAAAGATATTCCCGCCGAGGAACTAATGGATGGTCGTTTCGATCTGGTCGTTTGTTTCGGCCCCAACTTTCATCGCGGTGCCAAGGGGCTGCGCTCGCAAGTATTACTGGAAGATGAACTGGTCTGCGTGATCGATAAGAATTTTGACTTCCCGCAGGAGGCGTTCAGCCTGGAAGCGTTCGTCGCTTGCCAACACGTCTTTCCGACGCCCTGGACCTCCGACACCAACATGATCGATGGCTGGCTCGCCCGACAGGGCTATAGCCGACAGATCGTCGCTCGGGCCAACAGCTATGTGGCGGCGTTGAACATGATCACCGGGACCGAATTCGTACTGACCCTGCCCCGACGCATCCAGGCCCTGACCTGCGACGAAGACAGGTTCAGCCATCGCAAGGCACCGACCGGCTTGCCGAATTTCACGCTGGATATGATGTGGAGCGAGAAACCAGGCCAGGACAGCGCCAACGTCTGGTTTCGCGAGCAGATCGTGAAAATCTGCGCAGAGGATGGCCTGCTCTGA
- the queE gene encoding 7-carboxy-7-deazaguanine synthase QueE — MQDTLRITEVFYSLQGETRTAGLPTVFVRLTGCPLRCQYCDSAYAFSGGTLRTLDDILEQVAGYRPRYVCVTGGEPLAQPNAIPLIKRLCDAGYEVSLETSGALDISAVDTRVSRVLDLKTPGSKEAHRNRYENIELLTRNDQVKFVICSREDYDWAVSKLIQYGLDQRAGEVLFSPSHHDLNARDLADWVVADNLPVRLQLQLHKYLWNDEPGR; from the coding sequence ATGCAAGACACATTGAGAATCACCGAAGTTTTTTACTCGTTGCAGGGTGAAACGCGAACGGCCGGGCTGCCCACTGTATTCGTGCGGCTCACCGGTTGTCCGTTGCGCTGCCAATACTGCGACAGTGCCTACGCTTTCAGCGGCGGCACTCTGCGAACCCTCGACGATATCCTTGAGCAAGTGGCCGGTTATCGTCCGCGCTATGTCTGCGTTACGGGCGGCGAGCCGCTGGCGCAACCCAATGCCATTCCCTTGATCAAACGGCTGTGTGATGCCGGTTACGAGGTCTCGCTGGAAACCAGCGGCGCTTTGGATATCTCGGCGGTCGATACGCGGGTCAGTCGCGTCCTGGACCTGAAAACCCCAGGCTCCAAGGAGGCGCATCGCAACCGTTACGAAAACATCGAGCTGCTGACACGCAACGATCAGGTCAAGTTCGTGATCTGCTCGCGTGAGGATTACGACTGGGCTGTGTCCAAGCTCATTCAGTACGGGCTCGACCAGCGAGCGGGGGAGGTATTGTTTTCCCCCAGCCATCACGACTTGAACGCTCGCGATCTGGCGGATTGGGTAGTGGCAGATAACCTGCCGGTGCGCCTGCAATTGCAGCTGCATAAATATCTTTGGAACGACGAGCCGGGGCGCTGA